The following proteins come from a genomic window of Citrobacter europaeus:
- the zwf gene encoding glucose-6-phosphate dehydrogenase, with amino-acid sequence MAVTQTAQACDLVIFGAKGDLARRKLLPSLYQLEKAGQINPETRIIGVGRADWDKAAYTKVVREALETFMKEKIDEGLWETLSGRLEFCNLDVNDTAAFKRLGKMLDQKSRTTINYFAMPPSTFGAICKGLGEAKLNAKPARVVMEKPLGTSLATSREINDQVGEYFEECQVYRIDHYLGKETVLNLLALRFANSLFVNNWDNRTIDHVEITVAEEVGIEGRWGYFDQAGQMRDMIQNHLLQILCMIAMSPPSDLSADSIRDEKVKVLKSLRRIDRSNVREKTVRGQYTAGFAQGKKVPGYLEEEGANKSSNTETFVAIRVDIDNWRWAGVPFYLRTGKRLPTKCSEVVVYFKTPELNLFRESWQDLPQNKLTIRLQPDEGVDIQVLNKVPGLDHKHNLQITKLDLSYSETFNQTHLADAYERLLLETMRGIQALFVRRDEVEEAWKWVDSITEAWAMDNDAPKPYQAGTWGPVASVAMITRDGRSWNEFE; translated from the coding sequence ATGGCGGTAACGCAAACAGCCCAGGCATGTGATCTGGTCATTTTCGGCGCAAAGGGCGACCTGGCGCGGCGAAAATTGCTGCCTTCCCTGTATCAACTGGAAAAGGCCGGACAGATTAACCCTGAAACCCGCATCATTGGGGTTGGGCGTGCCGACTGGGACAAAGCAGCCTATACCAAGGTTGTGCGCGAAGCGCTCGAAACCTTCATGAAAGAAAAAATCGATGAAGGTTTATGGGAGACCCTCAGCGGTCGTCTGGAGTTTTGTAATCTGGACGTCAATGACACAGCCGCGTTTAAACGTCTGGGCAAAATGCTGGATCAAAAATCGCGGACCACCATCAACTATTTTGCGATGCCGCCGAGTACCTTCGGCGCGATCTGCAAAGGTCTGGGTGAAGCAAAGCTGAATGCTAAACCAGCCCGCGTCGTGATGGAAAAACCACTGGGTACGTCACTGGCAACATCCCGTGAAATCAACGATCAGGTTGGCGAGTATTTCGAAGAGTGTCAGGTTTACCGCATCGACCACTATCTCGGCAAAGAGACGGTCCTGAACCTGCTGGCACTGCGTTTTGCCAACTCCCTGTTTGTGAACAACTGGGATAACCGCACTATTGATCACGTAGAAATTACCGTGGCGGAAGAGGTAGGTATTGAAGGGCGCTGGGGCTATTTTGACCAGGCCGGTCAAATGCGCGATATGATCCAGAACCACCTGCTGCAAATTCTGTGCATGATCGCGATGTCTCCACCGTCCGATCTGAGCGCTGACAGCATCCGTGATGAAAAAGTGAAAGTACTGAAATCACTACGTCGCATCGATCGTTCGAACGTACGTGAAAAAACGGTTCGCGGCCAGTACACCGCCGGTTTTGCCCAGGGCAAAAAAGTTCCGGGATATCTGGAAGAAGAAGGCGCGAACAAGAGCAGCAACACGGAAACGTTTGTGGCGATCCGTGTGGATATCGATAACTGGCGCTGGGCGGGTGTTCCTTTCTACCTGCGTACCGGTAAACGTTTGCCGACGAAGTGCTCTGAAGTCGTGGTTTACTTCAAAACGCCTGAGCTGAACCTGTTCAGAGAGTCCTGGCAGGATCTACCGCAGAACAAGCTGACCATCCGTTTGCAGCCTGATGAAGGTGTCGATATCCAGGTACTGAACAAAGTACCGGGTCTGGATCACAAGCATAATCTGCAAATTACCAAGCTTGATCTGAGCTATTCCGAAACCTTCAACCAGACGCACCTTGCCGACGCCTACGAGCGCCTGCTGCTTGAAACGATGCGCGGCATTCAGGCGCTGTTTGTGCGCCGTGATGAAGTTGAAGAAGCATGGAAGTGGGTCGACTCCATTACCGAAGCATGGGCGATGGACAACGACGCGCCGAAGCCGTATCAGGCAGGCACCTGGGGACCGGTTGCTTCTGTGGCCATGATCACCCGTGATGGTCGTTCCTGGAACGAGTTTGAGTAA